A genomic window from Micromonospora sp. WMMA1947 includes:
- a CDS encoding alpha/beta hydrolase — protein MTDQRGGPVDESCVLPEGPWTHRFVGANGSRFHVVEAGTGPMVLFLHGFPEYWYAWHEMLPAVADAGFRAVAVDLRGYGASDKPPRGYDGYTLAADVAGLIRALGERSATVVGTGAGGLIGWTAASFHPTLVRRLVVLGAPHPLRLRAAIFADPRGQFTSATATLKFQLPRYEHVLTRDDAAEVEEILRRWGGPRWVSGPDFADYAHCCRVAMQIPQAAFCAMEGYRWAFRSVLRLHGYRFVKLMQKPLVTPTLQLHGALDRASLPRTAQGSGRYVTAPYEWRLLDDVGHFPHVEARDLVLGEILRWAKS, from the coding sequence ATGACCGACCAGCGCGGCGGACCCGTCGACGAGTCCTGCGTCCTGCCCGAAGGGCCGTGGACGCACCGGTTCGTCGGCGCCAACGGCAGCCGGTTCCACGTCGTCGAGGCGGGCACCGGCCCGATGGTGCTCTTCCTGCACGGCTTCCCCGAGTACTGGTACGCCTGGCACGAGATGCTGCCCGCGGTCGCCGACGCGGGCTTCCGCGCGGTCGCGGTCGACCTGCGCGGTTACGGCGCGAGCGACAAGCCACCCCGGGGGTACGACGGCTACACGCTCGCCGCCGACGTCGCCGGCCTGATCCGGGCGCTCGGCGAACGGTCCGCCACCGTGGTCGGCACCGGCGCGGGCGGGCTCATCGGCTGGACCGCCGCCTCCTTCCACCCGACCCTTGTGCGCCGGCTCGTGGTGCTCGGCGCGCCGCACCCGCTGCGGCTGCGGGCGGCCATCTTCGCCGACCCGCGCGGCCAGTTCACCTCGGCCACCGCGACCCTGAAGTTCCAGCTCCCCCGCTACGAGCACGTGCTGACCCGGGACGACGCCGCCGAGGTGGAGGAGATCCTGCGCCGGTGGGGCGGGCCGCGCTGGGTGTCCGGCCCCGACTTCGCCGACTACGCGCACTGCTGCCGGGTGGCGATGCAGATCCCGCAGGCCGCGTTCTGCGCGATGGAGGGCTACCGCTGGGCGTTCCGCTCGGTGCTGCGGCTGCACGGCTACCGCTTCGTGAAGCTGATGCAGAAGCCGCTGGTCACGCCGACCCTGCAACTGCACGGCGCCCTCGACCGTGCCTCGCTCCCTCGTACCGCCCAGGGCTCCGGCCGCTACGTCACCGCCCCGTACGAGTGGCGGCTGCTCGACGACGTGGGGCACTTCCCGCACGTCGAGGCGCGAGACCTGGTGCTCGGCGAGATCCTGCGCTGGGCGAAGTCCTGA
- a CDS encoding immune inhibitor A domain-containing protein, whose product MGLLGLSLTATGLVAGTSASAAPTPKLPAAAPSVAEPAQAEHDLPNPLEEKRRALRQEGLSEVLSGRAKAQKINGSTVVKVGEKAAAGSAAGRSAKSTKAGKGPTEDQYVELSRERTDKIFVILAEFGDERHPNYPDQDTDPDTPGPTRFDGPLRNQIPQPNRAVDNSTVWQADYSADHYRQLYFGTNPGDESLKQYYEAQSSGRYSVDGEVTNWVKVQYNEARYGRSDGYPCASNVCTNTWALVRDAANQWVADQKAQGRSDAEIAADVKAMDEWDRYDFDGDGNFNEPDGYIDHFQIVHAGGDQADGDPYQGEDAIWSHRWYAFASDQGNTGPENFPAGGTQIGNTGVWIGDYTIQPENGGRSVFYHEYGHDLGLPDDYNVVSGGDNNNEHWTLMAQSRLGAKNDGGIGERGGDLGAWNKLQLGWLDYEVIVAGQKRTLELGPQEYNSPKAQAAVVVLPQREYTFQNGKPFEGTKQFFSGNDDDLNNTMTRTVDLTGKTSAALSMKGRYSIEADYDYLFFEASTDGGQTWASLPGTANGTPLKEISPGRYALDGSSNNQWVDVNIPMDAVAGKVVQFRLRYQTDGGVSEGGFYGDAITVTADGQTLLTDGAEAGANGWTLSGFSIVEETYTRKFDNYYIAGNRSYVSYDKYLKTGPYFFGYANTRPDYVDHYAYQEGLLISYWNLRFADNDTFAHPGEGRNMIIDAHPRPIYNLTGQPWRARVQVYDAPFSLKKADSFTLHLNSQPQYIRGQAAQPLFDDTKQYWYPELPNHGVKLPATGTKIKVLEQNGTSLKVRFS is encoded by the coding sequence GTGGGTCTGCTCGGGCTTTCGCTGACCGCGACGGGGCTGGTGGCGGGCACGTCCGCCAGCGCCGCGCCGACGCCGAAGCTGCCGGCCGCCGCTCCGTCGGTGGCCGAGCCTGCGCAGGCTGAGCACGACCTGCCCAACCCGCTCGAGGAGAAGCGGCGCGCGCTGCGCCAGGAAGGCCTCAGCGAGGTCCTGTCCGGCAGGGCGAAGGCCCAGAAGATCAACGGCAGCACCGTCGTCAAGGTCGGCGAGAAGGCTGCCGCCGGTTCCGCGGCGGGCAGGTCCGCCAAGAGCACCAAGGCCGGCAAGGGTCCGACCGAGGACCAGTACGTCGAACTCTCCCGCGAGCGGACCGACAAGATCTTCGTCATCCTCGCGGAGTTCGGCGACGAGCGGCACCCGAACTACCCGGACCAGGACACCGACCCGGACACCCCGGGCCCGACCCGGTTCGACGGTCCGCTCCGCAACCAGATCCCCCAGCCCAACCGTGCGGTGGACAACTCCACGGTCTGGCAGGCCGACTACAGCGCCGACCACTACCGGCAGCTGTACTTCGGCACCAACCCGGGCGACGAGTCGCTGAAGCAGTACTACGAGGCCCAGTCCTCGGGTCGGTACAGCGTCGACGGCGAGGTCACCAACTGGGTGAAGGTGCAGTACAACGAGGCTCGCTACGGCCGTTCCGACGGCTACCCGTGCGCCTCGAACGTCTGCACCAACACGTGGGCGCTGGTCCGCGACGCCGCCAACCAGTGGGTCGCCGACCAGAAGGCGCAGGGCCGCTCCGACGCGGAGATCGCCGCGGACGTCAAGGCGATGGACGAGTGGGACCGGTACGACTTCGACGGCGACGGCAACTTCAACGAGCCGGACGGCTACATCGACCACTTCCAGATCGTCCACGCCGGCGGCGACCAGGCCGACGGTGACCCGTACCAGGGTGAGGACGCCATCTGGAGCCACCGGTGGTACGCCTTCGCCAGCGACCAGGGCAACACCGGCCCGGAGAACTTCCCGGCCGGCGGCACCCAGATCGGCAACACCGGCGTCTGGATCGGTGACTACACGATCCAGCCGGAGAACGGTGGCCGGAGCGTCTTCTACCACGAGTACGGCCACGACCTCGGTCTGCCGGACGACTACAACGTGGTCAGTGGTGGGGACAACAACAACGAGCACTGGACCCTGATGGCCCAGAGCCGGCTCGGCGCCAAGAACGACGGCGGCATCGGCGAGCGCGGTGGCGACCTCGGCGCCTGGAACAAGCTCCAGCTCGGCTGGCTCGACTACGAGGTGATCGTGGCCGGCCAGAAGCGCACCCTGGAGCTGGGCCCGCAGGAGTACAACTCCCCCAAGGCCCAGGCTGCCGTGGTGGTGCTGCCGCAGCGGGAGTACACGTTCCAGAACGGCAAGCCGTTCGAGGGTACGAAGCAGTTCTTCTCGGGCAACGACGACGACCTGAACAACACGATGACGCGCACTGTCGACCTCACCGGGAAGACCAGCGCCGCGCTGTCGATGAAGGGTCGCTACAGCATCGAGGCGGACTACGACTACCTGTTCTTCGAGGCGTCCACCGACGGTGGCCAGACCTGGGCCTCGCTGCCCGGTACGGCCAACGGCACCCCGCTGAAGGAGATCTCCCCCGGGCGCTACGCCCTGGACGGCTCCAGCAACAACCAGTGGGTCGACGTCAACATCCCGATGGACGCGGTCGCCGGCAAGGTCGTGCAGTTCCGGCTCCGCTACCAGACGGACGGCGGTGTCTCCGAGGGCGGCTTCTACGGTGACGCGATCACCGTGACCGCCGACGGTCAGACCCTCCTCACCGACGGCGCCGAGGCCGGTGCCAACGGCTGGACCCTCAGCGGCTTCAGCATCGTCGAGGAGACCTACACCCGTAAGTTCGACAACTACTACATCGCCGGCAACCGGTCGTACGTCTCGTACGACAAGTACCTCAAGACCGGCCCGTACTTCTTCGGCTACGCGAACACCCGCCCGGACTACGTGGACCACTACGCGTACCAGGAGGGTCTGCTGATCTCCTACTGGAACCTGCGGTTCGCGGACAACGACACGTTCGCGCACCCGGGTGAGGGTCGGAACATGATCATCGACGCGCACCCGCGGCCGATCTACAACCTGACCGGCCAGCCCTGGCGGGCCCGTGTCCAGGTCTACGACGCGCCGTTCAGCCTGAAGAAGGCCGACTCGTTCACGCTGCACCTCAACAGCCAGCCGCAGTACATCCGCGGCCAGGCGGCGCAGCCGCTGTTCGACGACACCAAGCAGTACTGGTACCCGGAGCTGCCGAACCACGGCGTCAAGCTCCCGGCCACCGGCACCAAGATCAAGGTTCTGGAGCAGAACGGCACCTCGCTGAAGGTCCGCTTCTCCTGA
- a CDS encoding immune inhibitor A domain-containing protein has translation MSQHRARRRLLVALPAIALAATSLTVTGSAAAQPARSAPVTIGADEHYINYAEPEVQPDTGGKEVKGRDGVFSSPADEARAYDRKYAGGNPVAARELAKLEAKSIRTGHSPRKIKKAKSTQTAKLLTLLVEFNDKANDDFTNVMVPKTVFEDRTCVPGTVQNGPRHNTIPNPATLPHKDNNSMWVPDFSPAHYDKMLYSKKGITERVRKDLKGPDGKPGISLAGRTMHNMYLEMSKGAYTVDGQASPWITVPHSEGWYAASRCFQDENGNWVAGREQSMNGHPDNPQGAGRLATDAIDALAAADPNFPWADYDIEDQSDRDGDGNYHEPDGVIDHLVLVHANQGKSRGGGDVGIYSVWAHSSTVTGGYTIPGTNLKVSNYIVQPEDAGVGVFAHEFGHDLGLPDLYDTSGNADSDVDFWDLMASGSHSGEIFQALPTHMGLWDKWVLGWAEPKTFGPGDRAKLVKLGQTSRTPVGTEDGIKIDLPDKVISLATPHSGGNMWYSGADQNWADVKLSRTVTVPNAADAKFWMWNNYVIEADWDFGFVEVSTDGGATWNEQKVYAEGGALVSTNDGYADPNGRMVDFGNKKYGLTGSTGGWRHDYVDLSSFAGQTVQVRLRYATDEAFVERGWFADDFSVTGGGATTWSDDVESGAAGWTQTGGTFTDTSGAGWYIDSGTQVKSHYYLAEWRNFDGFDKGLKYTYDTVYSHEAWKVDRIAYNAPGMLVWYRDTQLGDVNHVTAQMTALPSYGAKGGLLIVDSHNDPLRRKGVAAEKDPSVLKNLPSRPQSSNAAFGLKPTYPFKECLEAADEPYSEYCTKFGPQAPVRGFTDAKGWYPGIEIRDGAAYARDNDASVVIPSRGNQQYTTRVVNPDGTPATDYYGSTLGGGAIVLGTGNPGDAGVQYGVSIIIKRAAKDNSYAQVYVVPPRS, from the coding sequence ATGTCGCAGCACAGGGCACGGCGACGCTTACTCGTCGCGCTGCCCGCCATCGCGCTCGCGGCCACGTCGCTGACCGTGACGGGCAGCGCGGCGGCTCAGCCGGCCCGATCCGCACCGGTCACGATCGGGGCGGACGAGCACTACATCAACTACGCCGAGCCCGAGGTCCAGCCGGACACCGGCGGCAAGGAGGTCAAGGGCCGCGACGGCGTCTTCTCCTCGCCCGCCGACGAGGCCCGCGCCTACGACCGCAAGTACGCCGGGGGCAACCCGGTCGCCGCCCGCGAGCTGGCCAAGCTGGAGGCCAAGTCCATCCGGACCGGTCATAGCCCGCGGAAGATCAAGAAGGCCAAGAGCACGCAGACCGCCAAGCTGCTGACGCTGCTCGTCGAGTTCAACGACAAGGCCAACGACGACTTCACGAACGTGATGGTCCCGAAGACGGTGTTCGAGGACCGCACCTGCGTTCCCGGCACCGTGCAGAACGGGCCGCGGCACAACACGATCCCGAACCCGGCCACGCTGCCGCACAAGGACAACAACTCGATGTGGGTGCCGGACTTCTCCCCGGCCCACTACGACAAGATGCTGTACAGCAAGAAGGGCATCACCGAGCGGGTCCGCAAGGACCTGAAGGGGCCGGACGGCAAGCCGGGCATCAGCCTCGCCGGGCGGACCATGCACAACATGTACCTGGAGATGTCCAAGGGCGCGTACACCGTGGACGGGCAGGCCAGCCCGTGGATCACGGTGCCGCACTCGGAGGGCTGGTACGCCGCCTCACGCTGCTTCCAGGACGAGAACGGCAACTGGGTCGCCGGACGTGAGCAGTCGATGAACGGCCACCCGGACAACCCGCAGGGCGCGGGCCGGCTCGCCACCGACGCGATCGACGCGCTGGCCGCCGCCGACCCGAACTTCCCGTGGGCCGACTACGACATCGAGGACCAGAGCGACCGCGACGGCGACGGCAACTACCACGAGCCGGACGGCGTGATCGACCACCTGGTGCTGGTGCACGCCAACCAGGGCAAGTCCCGTGGCGGCGGCGACGTCGGGATCTACTCGGTCTGGGCGCACTCCTCGACCGTGACCGGCGGCTACACGATCCCGGGCACCAACCTGAAGGTGTCGAACTACATCGTGCAGCCGGAGGACGCCGGCGTCGGCGTCTTCGCCCACGAGTTCGGGCACGACCTGGGCCTGCCGGACCTCTACGACACCTCCGGCAACGCCGACTCCGACGTGGACTTCTGGGACCTGATGGCGTCCGGCTCGCACTCCGGCGAGATCTTCCAGGCGCTGCCCACCCACATGGGTCTCTGGGACAAGTGGGTGCTGGGCTGGGCCGAGCCGAAGACGTTCGGGCCGGGTGACCGGGCCAAGCTGGTCAAGCTCGGGCAGACGTCGCGTACGCCGGTCGGCACCGAGGACGGCATCAAGATCGACCTGCCGGACAAGGTGATCTCGCTGGCCACGCCGCACAGCGGCGGGAACATGTGGTACTCCGGCGCCGACCAGAACTGGGCCGACGTCAAGCTCAGCCGCACGGTGACCGTCCCGAACGCCGCTGACGCGAAGTTCTGGATGTGGAACAACTACGTCATCGAGGCGGACTGGGACTTCGGCTTCGTCGAGGTCTCCACCGACGGCGGCGCCACCTGGAACGAGCAGAAGGTGTACGCCGAGGGCGGCGCGCTGGTCTCCACGAACGACGGCTACGCCGACCCGAACGGCCGCATGGTCGACTTCGGCAACAAGAAGTACGGCCTGACCGGCAGCACCGGCGGCTGGCGGCACGACTACGTCGACCTGTCGTCGTTCGCCGGGCAGACCGTGCAGGTGCGGCTGCGGTACGCGACCGACGAGGCGTTCGTGGAGCGCGGCTGGTTCGCCGACGACTTCTCGGTGACCGGCGGTGGCGCGACCACGTGGAGCGACGACGTGGAGAGCGGCGCGGCGGGCTGGACCCAGACCGGCGGCACCTTCACCGACACCAGCGGCGCGGGTTGGTACATCGACTCGGGCACGCAGGTGAAGTCGCACTACTACCTCGCCGAGTGGCGTAACTTCGACGGCTTCGACAAGGGCCTGAAGTACACCTACGACACCGTCTACTCGCACGAGGCGTGGAAGGTCGACCGGATCGCGTACAACGCGCCGGGCATGCTGGTCTGGTACCGGGACACCCAGCTCGGCGACGTCAACCACGTCACCGCGCAGATGACCGCCCTGCCCAGCTACGGCGCGAAGGGCGGTCTGCTGATCGTCGACTCGCACAACGACCCGCTGCGCCGCAAGGGCGTCGCGGCCGAGAAGGACCCGTCGGTGCTGAAGAACCTGCCCAGCCGGCCGCAGTCCTCCAACGCCGCGTTCGGCCTGAAGCCCACGTACCCGTTCAAGGAGTGCCTGGAGGCGGCGGACGAGCCGTACAGCGAGTACTGCACGAAGTTCGGCCCGCAGGCTCCGGTGCGTGGCTTCACCGACGCCAAGGGCTGGTACCCGGGCATCGAGATCCGCGACGGCGCCGCGTACGCGCGGGACAACGACGCCTCGGTGGTCATCCCGTCGCGGGGCAACCAGCAGTACACGACCCGGGTGGTGAACCCGGACGGCACGCCGGCGACGGACTACTACGGTTCGACGCTGGGTGGCGGGGCGATCGTGCTCGGCACCGGCAACCCGGGTGACGCGGGCGTCCAGTACGGCGTCTCGATCATCATCAAGCGGGCCGCGAAGGACAACTCGTACGCCCAGGTGTACGTGGTTCCGCCGCGGAGCTGA
- the acs gene encoding acetate--CoA ligase, with protein MSEALANLLNETRQFPPPAELAANANVTAEAYEEAAGDRLAFWERQAGRLAWAQQWEQVLDWSNAPFAKWFTGGKLNVAYNCLDRHVEAGLGDKVAIHWEGEPGDTRTVTYADLHRLTCQAANALTELGVTAGDRVAIYLPMIPEAAVAMLACARVGATHSVVFGGFSADALTNRIQDASAKVVITADGGFRRGKPSALKPTVDEAVANCPSVEHVLVVRRTGEEVAWSAKDHWWHETVETASPEHEAQAFDAEHPLFILYTSGTTARPKGILHTTGGYLTQASYTTHAVFDLKPETDVYWCTADIGWVTGHSYIVYGPLSNGATQVMYEGTPDTPHKGRFWEVVDKYKVTILYTAPTLIRTMMKWGEDIPAGYDLSSLRLLGSVGEPINPEAWIWYRQHVGRGELPVVDTWWQTETGAIMISPLPGVTEAKPGSAMSPLPGIVADVVDDQGQSVPNGGGGYLVLKEPWPSMLRTIWGDDNRFLETYWSRFGAGANTGDEWVYFAGDGAKKDDDGHIWLLGRVDDVMLVSGHNISTTEVESALVSHPSVAEAAVVGATDPTTGQAIVAFAIPRGSTEISGDAGEQLIAELRNHVAKTLGPIAKPRQIMLVPELPKTRSGKIMRRLLRDVAENRSLGDVTTLQDSSVMDLISSGMSGGKSDED; from the coding sequence ATGAGCGAGGCATTGGCCAACTTGCTGAACGAGACGCGCCAGTTCCCGCCGCCGGCTGAACTCGCCGCGAACGCCAACGTGACCGCCGAGGCGTACGAGGAGGCGGCCGGTGACCGGCTGGCCTTCTGGGAGCGCCAGGCCGGCCGGCTGGCCTGGGCCCAGCAGTGGGAGCAGGTGCTCGACTGGTCGAACGCCCCGTTCGCGAAGTGGTTCACCGGCGGCAAGCTCAACGTGGCGTACAACTGCCTGGACCGGCACGTCGAGGCGGGTCTCGGCGACAAGGTGGCGATCCACTGGGAGGGCGAGCCCGGCGACACCCGTACCGTCACCTACGCCGACCTGCACCGGCTCACCTGCCAGGCGGCGAACGCGCTGACCGAGCTGGGCGTGACCGCCGGTGACCGGGTGGCGATCTACCTGCCGATGATCCCGGAGGCGGCGGTGGCGATGCTCGCCTGCGCCCGGGTCGGCGCCACGCACAGCGTGGTGTTCGGCGGCTTCTCCGCCGACGCGCTCACCAACCGGATCCAGGACGCCAGCGCCAAGGTGGTGATCACCGCGGACGGCGGTTTCCGCCGGGGCAAGCCGTCGGCGCTCAAGCCGACGGTGGACGAGGCGGTGGCGAACTGCCCGTCGGTGGAGCACGTGCTGGTGGTCCGGCGCACCGGTGAGGAGGTCGCCTGGTCGGCCAAGGACCACTGGTGGCACGAGACGGTGGAGACGGCGTCGCCGGAGCACGAGGCGCAGGCGTTCGACGCCGAGCACCCGCTGTTCATCCTCTACACCAGCGGCACGACGGCCCGGCCGAAGGGCATCCTGCACACCACCGGCGGCTACCTGACCCAGGCGTCGTACACCACCCACGCGGTGTTCGACCTGAAGCCGGAGACGGACGTGTACTGGTGCACCGCCGACATCGGCTGGGTGACCGGGCACTCCTACATCGTGTACGGCCCGCTCTCCAACGGCGCCACCCAGGTCATGTACGAGGGCACGCCGGACACCCCGCACAAGGGCCGGTTCTGGGAGGTCGTCGACAAGTACAAGGTGACCATCCTGTACACCGCGCCGACGCTGATCCGCACCATGATGAAGTGGGGCGAGGACATCCCGGCCGGGTACGACCTGTCGTCGCTGCGCCTGCTCGGCAGCGTCGGTGAGCCGATCAACCCGGAGGCGTGGATCTGGTACCGGCAGCACGTCGGGCGCGGCGAGCTGCCGGTGGTGGACACCTGGTGGCAGACCGAGACCGGCGCCATCATGATCTCGCCACTGCCCGGTGTGACCGAGGCGAAGCCCGGCTCGGCGATGAGCCCGCTGCCCGGCATCGTCGCCGACGTGGTCGACGACCAGGGCCAGTCGGTGCCGAACGGCGGCGGCGGGTACCTGGTGCTGAAGGAGCCGTGGCCGTCGATGCTGCGGACGATCTGGGGCGACGACAACCGGTTCCTGGAGACCTACTGGTCCCGGTTCGGCGCGGGCGCGAACACCGGCGACGAGTGGGTCTACTTCGCCGGTGACGGCGCCAAGAAGGACGACGACGGGCACATCTGGCTGCTCGGCCGGGTGGACGACGTGATGCTGGTGTCCGGTCACAACATCTCCACGACGGAGGTGGAGTCGGCGCTGGTGAGCCACCCGTCGGTGGCGGAGGCGGCGGTGGTCGGCGCGACCGACCCGACCACCGGCCAGGCGATCGTCGCGTTCGCCATCCCGCGCGGCAGCACGGAGATCTCGGGTGACGCGGGCGAGCAGCTCATCGCCGAGCTGCGCAACCACGTGGCGAAGACGCTCGGCCCGATCGCCAAGCCGCGGCAGATCATGCTGGTGCCGGAGTTGCCGAAGACCCGCTCCGGCAAGATCATGCGCCGGCTGCTGCGGGACGTGGCGGAGAACCGGTCGCTCGGCGACGTGACCACGCTCCAGGACTCCTCGGTGATGGATCTGATCTCGTCGGGGATGAGCGGCGGCAAGTCCGACGAGGACTGA